A stretch of Janibacter endophyticus DNA encodes these proteins:
- a CDS encoding DNA repair helicase XPB, whose protein sequence is MPDGALIVQSDKTILLEVDHPASADARRAIAPFAELERSPEHIHTYRVTPLGLWNARAAGHDAEQVVHALVTHSRYPVPQGLLVDIAETMDRYGRLTLRKDDEGRLTLVTRDRAVLTEVLRHKKIKPLLGERIDEDTILVHPSERGTLKQELLKVGWPAEDEAGYVDGEAHPIALAEDGWTLRPYQQQAVDGFWDGGSGVVVLPCGAGKTLVGAASMAKASATTLILVTNTVSARQWKDELLARTSLTEDEIGEYSGARKEIRPVTIATYQVLTLRRKGVYPHLELLDARDWGLVVYDEVHLLPAPIFRMTADLQARRRLGLTATLVREDGREGDVFSLIGPKRFDAPWKDIESQGYIAPADCVEVRVSMTESMRMAYATAEPEDRYRLASTTPGKLDVVEALVRRHRATEPDGEPTLVIGQYLDQLDEIVERLGCDLITGQTPVKERQRLFADFREGRSRLLVVSKVANFSVDLPEASVAIQVSGTFGSRQEEAQRLGRVLRPKGDGRTAHFYTVVTRDTVDAEMAAHRQRFLAEQGYAYRIVDAEDVLRDG, encoded by the coding sequence ATGCCTGACGGTGCCCTCATCGTCCAGTCGGACAAGACGATCCTCCTCGAGGTCGACCACCCCGCCTCCGCCGACGCGAGGCGGGCCATCGCACCCTTCGCCGAGCTCGAGCGCAGCCCCGAGCACATCCACACCTACCGGGTCACCCCGCTCGGGCTGTGGAACGCCCGCGCAGCGGGCCACGACGCGGAGCAGGTCGTCCACGCGCTCGTCACCCACTCGCGCTACCCCGTCCCGCAGGGGCTGCTCGTCGACATCGCCGAGACGATGGACCGCTACGGCAGGCTCACCCTGCGCAAGGACGACGAGGGCCGGCTCACCCTCGTCACGAGGGACCGCGCCGTGCTCACCGAGGTGCTGCGGCACAAGAAGATCAAGCCGCTGCTCGGCGAGCGCATCGACGAGGACACGATCCTCGTCCACCCCTCCGAGCGCGGGACCCTCAAGCAGGAGCTGCTCAAGGTCGGCTGGCCCGCCGAGGACGAGGCCGGGTACGTCGACGGCGAGGCCCACCCGATCGCCCTCGCCGAGGACGGCTGGACGCTGCGGCCCTACCAGCAGCAGGCGGTCGACGGCTTCTGGGACGGTGGCTCCGGGGTCGTCGTGCTCCCCTGCGGTGCGGGCAAGACGCTCGTCGGTGCGGCCTCGATGGCCAAGGCCTCCGCGACGACGCTCATCCTCGTGACCAACACGGTGAGCGCCCGGCAGTGGAAGGACGAGCTGCTCGCCCGGACCTCGCTCACCGAGGACGAGATCGGCGAGTACTCCGGCGCGCGCAAGGAGATCCGGCCGGTGACGATCGCGACCTACCAGGTGCTCACGCTGCGCCGGAAGGGCGTCTACCCGCACCTCGAGCTGCTCGACGCCCGCGACTGGGGCCTCGTCGTCTACGACGAGGTGCACCTCCTGCCGGCCCCGATCTTCCGGATGACCGCGGACCTCCAGGCTCGCCGTCGGCTCGGCCTCACCGCGACGCTCGTGCGCGAGGACGGGCGTGAGGGCGACGTCTTCAGCCTCATCGGGCCCAAGCGCTTCGACGCGCCGTGGAAGGACATCGAGTCGCAGGGGTACATCGCGCCCGCCGACTGCGTCGAGGTCCGCGTCTCGATGACGGAGTCGATGCGGATGGCCTACGCGACGGCCGAGCCCGAGGACCGCTACCGGCTGGCGTCGACCACCCCGGGCAAGCTCGACGTCGTCGAGGCGCTCGTCCGCAGGCACCGCGCGACCGAGCCGGACGGTGAGCCGACCCTGGTCATCGGCCAGTACCTCGACCAGCTCGACGAGATCGTCGAGCGCCTCGGGTGCGACCTCATCACCGGCCAGACGCCGGTCAAGGAGCGGCAGCGGCTCTTCGCCGACTTCCGCGAAGGGAGGTCGCGCCTCCTTGTCGTCTCCAAGGTCGCGAACTTCTCCGTCGACCTCCCCGAGGCCTCGGTCGCGATCCAGGTGAGCGGGACCTTCGGGTCACGGCAGGAGGAGGCGCAGCGGCTGGGTCGGGTCCTCCGGCCGAAGGGGGACGGCCGCACCGCGCACTTCTACACCGTCGTCACCCGAGACACGGTCGACGCCGAGATGGCCGCGCACCGCCAGCGGTTCCTCGCCGAGCAGGGCTATGCCTACCGGATCGTCGACGCCGAGGACGTCCTGCGCGACGGCTGA